In Promicromonospora sp. Populi, one genomic interval encodes:
- a CDS encoding alpha-1,4-glucan--maltose-1-phosphate maltosyltransferase yields MTAYKPIGRIPVLEVAPVVEGGRWPAKAVVGEVVPIEATVFREGHDAVSATAVLVAPDGSDHSWAPMVDVAPGLDHFSGSLQPDAEGDWAFRVEAWADPYATWVHDAGIKIGAGIDTELMLAEGIRLFERICRLVPSDALVAAGRTARDARVLTAAARALADDTRPAEARFAAATAPEVADALRRAPLRELVSASDAYPLRVSRRLALAGAWYEMFPRSEGAYQKAGGTWVSGTFATAAKRLPGIAAMGFDVVYLTPVHPIGTTFRKGRNNTLVAQPGDPGSPYAIGSPDGGLEAIHPDLGTEADFRDFVTAARSEGLEVALDIALNCSPDHPWVEEHPEWFTTRADGSIAYAENPPKKYQDIYPLNFDNDPDGLAREILRILRLWIDRGVTLFRVDNPHTKPLNFWEWLLAEVHATNPEIIFLSEAFTKPAMMLTLARIGFHQSYTYFTWRNSKEEVEEYLAEVSGPQGSVLRPAFWPTTHDILPPYLIEGGVAAFAVRAVLAATGAPTWGIYSGYELVENTPRPGVEEQIDNEKYEYRPRDWERADEYGIALLLGTLNQVRRAHPALTQLRNLTVHPTSNDQVIAYSRRIAADHVSRATATPPGRTMSTGGNGRRAPRHDDVIVVVLNLDPRNVQESVVHLDLSALGLSAPESDDTAPFFVAHDLLSGETYGWGAHPWVRLDPQVRVAHVLQVGLA; encoded by the coding sequence GTGACCGCGTACAAGCCGATCGGCCGCATCCCTGTCCTTGAGGTCGCCCCCGTCGTCGAGGGCGGCCGTTGGCCCGCGAAGGCCGTGGTCGGGGAGGTGGTCCCGATCGAGGCCACGGTGTTCCGCGAGGGGCACGACGCCGTCTCCGCCACCGCCGTGCTCGTCGCTCCGGACGGCTCGGACCACTCGTGGGCCCCGATGGTCGACGTCGCCCCGGGCCTGGACCACTTCAGCGGTTCGCTGCAGCCCGACGCCGAGGGCGACTGGGCCTTCCGCGTCGAGGCGTGGGCGGACCCGTACGCCACCTGGGTGCACGACGCCGGGATCAAGATCGGCGCGGGGATCGACACCGAGCTCATGCTCGCGGAGGGGATCCGTCTCTTCGAGCGGATCTGCCGCCTGGTGCCCAGCGACGCGCTGGTAGCCGCGGGCCGGACGGCCCGCGACGCGCGGGTGCTCACCGCGGCGGCACGCGCCCTGGCCGACGACACCCGGCCGGCCGAGGCCCGGTTCGCGGCCGCGACGGCGCCCGAGGTGGCCGACGCGCTGCGCCGCGCGCCCCTGCGCGAGCTGGTCTCGGCGTCGGACGCCTACCCGTTGCGGGTGTCGCGGCGGCTGGCCCTGGCCGGGGCCTGGTACGAGATGTTCCCCCGCTCGGAGGGGGCGTACCAGAAGGCGGGCGGCACGTGGGTGTCGGGCACCTTCGCGACGGCGGCCAAGCGGCTGCCGGGCATCGCGGCGATGGGGTTCGACGTCGTCTATCTCACACCGGTGCACCCGATCGGGACCACGTTCCGCAAGGGCCGGAACAACACGCTGGTCGCCCAGCCGGGCGATCCCGGCTCCCCGTACGCGATCGGCTCGCCCGACGGCGGGCTGGAGGCGATCCACCCCGACCTGGGCACGGAGGCGGACTTCCGGGACTTCGTGACGGCGGCGCGGTCCGAGGGGCTGGAGGTCGCGCTCGACATCGCGCTCAACTGCTCCCCCGACCACCCGTGGGTCGAGGAGCACCCCGAGTGGTTCACGACGCGGGCCGACGGTTCCATTGCCTATGCGGAGAACCCGCCCAAGAAGTACCAGGACATCTACCCGCTGAACTTCGACAACGACCCCGACGGGCTGGCGCGGGAGATCCTGCGCATCCTGCGGTTGTGGATCGACCGGGGCGTCACGCTGTTCCGCGTCGACAACCCGCACACCAAGCCGCTGAACTTCTGGGAGTGGCTCCTGGCCGAGGTGCATGCCACCAACCCGGAGATCATCTTCCTGTCGGAGGCGTTCACCAAGCCGGCGATGATGCTGACGCTGGCCCGGATCGGCTTCCACCAGTCGTACACCTACTTCACCTGGCGCAACTCGAAGGAGGAGGTCGAGGAGTACCTGGCGGAGGTGAGCGGGCCGCAGGGCTCGGTGCTGCGCCCCGCGTTCTGGCCCACCACCCACGACATCCTGCCGCCCTACCTGATCGAGGGTGGCGTCGCGGCCTTCGCGGTGCGGGCGGTGCTGGCCGCCACGGGCGCGCCCACGTGGGGCATCTACTCCGGCTACGAGCTCGTGGAGAACACCCCGCGGCCCGGTGTCGAGGAGCAGATCGACAACGAGAAGTACGAGTACCGGCCCCGGGACTGGGAGCGTGCGGACGAGTACGGGATCGCCCTGCTGCTCGGTACGCTGAACCAGGTGCGCCGCGCGCACCCCGCCCTGACCCAGCTGCGCAACCTGACCGTCCACCCCACGTCGAACGACCAGGTCATCGCTTACTCCCGCCGGATCGCCGCTGATCACGTGTCGCGCGCGACAGCGACGCCGCCGGGCCGCACCATGAGTACTGGGGGCAACGGTCGGCGTGCCCCACGACACGACGACGTGATCGTGGTCGTGCTGAACCTGGACCCCCGGAACGTGCAGGAGTCTGTTGTGCACCTGGATCTATCCGCCCTCGGCCTGAGTGCCCCCGAGAGCGACGACACCGCCCCGTTCTTCGTGGCACACGACCTGTTGTCCGGCGAGACCTACGGCTGGGGAGCGCATCCCTGGGTGCGGCTCGACCCGCAGGTCCGCGTGGCCCACGTGCTCCAGGTGGGGCTGGCATGA
- the treS gene encoding maltose alpha-D-glucosyltransferase, translating into MTTFGPGGPAVGPPEGYPEPAAGRTQPGHTQPERPSMPNPPSVPVPVQALPPRRQPRLDAQRKGLAHDPEWYKTAVFYEVMIRSFSDSGDNGAGDLRGLVERLDYLQWLGVDCLWLPPFFPSPLRDGGYDVADFTAVSPQFGTISDFSDLVAAAHERGIRVVIDLVMNHTSDAHPWFQASRADPEGPYGDFYVWGDDPNRYEGARIIFVDTETSNWTFDPVRRQYFWHRFFSHQPDLNFENPRVVDAMLDVARFWLQLGVDGFRLDAVPYLFEAEGTNCENLPETHRFLRKVRRMLDTEFPGRIMLAEANQWPADVVEYFGTEDEPECHMCFHFPVMPRIFYAIRDQRARQLLEILADTPAIPAGGQWSTFLRNHDELTLEMVSTEERASMYGWYASDPRMRANVGIRRRLAPLLDNARKEIELANALLLSMPGTPCIYYGDEIGMGDNIWLPDRDAVRTPMQWTPDRNAGFSTADPGKLYLPLVQSLVHHYQHTNVEAQLAQPTSLLHWTHNMLAFRRLHPTFGTGDFTALDCNDESVIAFTRSSSQETLLVAANLSATARSSTIKLPGYAGWTLTDVFGGAGFPSVGEDGILTMTWGARDFYWLVLAPPARAQADVSAGQARGA; encoded by the coding sequence ATGACCACGTTCGGGCCGGGAGGCCCCGCCGTCGGACCACCGGAGGGATACCCCGAGCCGGCGGCCGGGCGCACGCAGCCCGGGCACACGCAGCCCGAGCGCCCCAGCATGCCCAACCCGCCGTCGGTGCCCGTGCCGGTCCAGGCCCTGCCGCCGCGGCGGCAGCCGCGCCTCGACGCCCAGCGCAAGGGCCTGGCGCACGACCCCGAGTGGTACAAGACGGCGGTCTTCTATGAGGTCATGATCCGGTCGTTCTCCGACTCGGGTGACAACGGGGCGGGCGACCTGCGCGGTCTGGTGGAGCGGCTCGACTACCTGCAGTGGCTCGGCGTCGACTGCCTGTGGCTGCCGCCGTTCTTCCCCTCCCCCCTGCGCGACGGCGGGTACGACGTCGCGGACTTCACCGCCGTGTCGCCGCAGTTCGGCACCATCTCGGACTTCAGCGACCTGGTCGCCGCCGCGCACGAGCGCGGCATCCGCGTGGTGATCGACCTGGTCATGAACCACACCAGCGACGCCCACCCGTGGTTCCAGGCCTCGCGCGCCGACCCGGAGGGCCCGTACGGCGACTTCTACGTGTGGGGCGACGACCCCAACCGCTACGAGGGCGCGCGCATCATCTTCGTGGACACGGAGACGTCGAACTGGACGTTCGACCCGGTGCGGCGGCAGTACTTCTGGCACCGGTTCTTCAGCCACCAGCCCGACCTCAACTTCGAGAACCCGCGGGTAGTGGACGCGATGCTCGACGTCGCGCGGTTCTGGCTGCAGCTCGGTGTGGACGGGTTCCGGCTCGACGCCGTGCCGTACCTGTTCGAGGCCGAGGGCACCAACTGCGAGAACCTGCCCGAGACGCACCGGTTCCTGCGCAAGGTGCGACGCATGCTCGACACCGAGTTCCCGGGCCGCATCATGCTGGCCGAGGCCAACCAGTGGCCGGCCGACGTCGTGGAGTACTTCGGCACCGAAGACGAGCCCGAGTGCCACATGTGCTTCCACTTCCCCGTGATGCCGCGCATCTTCTACGCGATCCGCGACCAGCGGGCCCGCCAGCTCCTGGAGATCCTCGCGGACACCCCCGCCATCCCGGCGGGGGGGCAGTGGAGCACGTTCCTGCGCAACCACGACGAGCTCACCCTGGAGATGGTCTCCACCGAGGAACGCGCCAGCATGTACGGCTGGTACGCCTCCGACCCCCGGATGCGGGCGAACGTGGGGATCCGACGGCGGCTCGCGCCGCTGCTGGACAACGCCCGCAAGGAGATCGAGCTGGCCAACGCGCTGCTGCTGTCGATGCCCGGCACCCCGTGCATCTACTACGGCGACGAGATCGGCATGGGCGACAACATCTGGCTGCCCGACCGCGACGCCGTGCGCACCCCCATGCAGTGGACGCCGGACCGCAACGCCGGGTTCTCGACGGCGGACCCGGGCAAGCTGTACCTGCCGCTCGTCCAGTCGCTCGTGCACCACTACCAGCACACGAACGTGGAGGCGCAGCTCGCGCAGCCCACCTCCCTGCTGCACTGGACGCACAACATGCTGGCGTTCCGGCGGCTGCACCCCACGTTCGGGACCGGCGACTTCACAGCGCTCGACTGCAACGACGAGTCGGTCATCGCGTTCACCCGGTCCTCGTCCCAGGAGACGCTGCTGGTGGCCGCCAACCTGTCCGCGACCGCGCGCTCGTCCACGATCAAGCTCCCCGGGTACGCCGGCTGGACCCTTACGGACGTGTTCGGCGGGGCCGGGTTCCCGAGCGTCGGCGAGGACGGGATCCTGACGATGACCTGGGGCGCGCGCGACTTCTACTGGCTGGTGCTGGCTCCGCCGGCCCGGGCGCAAGCGGACGTCTCTGCCGGGCAGGCGCGAGGGGCGTGA
- a CDS encoding aminoglycoside phosphotransferase — MSPPRPLQVSPGSAHLAPEVLRLLEGWLPAQRWYPVPADGVVHEPWLTVTFPGVADFVVALLRLAGPGLAAGPESLVIQVPLVLSPTAEPTADTADTEAAGLIGTVVTASGTVTVHDGGQHPAAWRAYLGTAVPGTCEQEGCTELVGARRISGEQSNTSVLLPALPHDRGRGGMLKILRTVTLGPHPDVVIPAALTRAGWDGVPRFLGAVGLPAPDSHGAEPLAHLAVLSELVEDATDGFELACEYAARNEDFGERAAELGAVVAQLHAVLLRALGPGPALEPAGFMGVLRRRAAEAFADVPDLAPHRAGIAALFDAVSARLTAVTERDGGVVPLQPIHGDLHLGQALHAAGGWKVLDFEGEPQRPVAERVAPDLPLRDVAGMLRSLDYAAAVGQATDPRWAAHAQLSFLEGYRQASGEAHEGTVHAVAGAATSGSELDVATAELLLRALIVDKALYEVVYEFRHRPAWMHIPLTAVERVLAS, encoded by the coding sequence GTGAGCCCGCCCCGACCGCTCCAGGTCTCCCCCGGCTCCGCGCACCTCGCCCCCGAGGTGCTGCGGCTGCTCGAAGGGTGGCTGCCCGCGCAGCGCTGGTACCCGGTGCCCGCCGACGGCGTGGTGCACGAGCCGTGGCTCACCGTCACGTTCCCGGGTGTTGCCGACTTCGTCGTCGCCCTCCTGCGGCTGGCCGGTCCCGGCCTGGCCGCCGGCCCCGAGTCGCTGGTGATCCAGGTCCCGCTGGTCCTCAGCCCCACGGCCGAGCCGACGGCCGACACCGCCGACACCGAGGCGGCCGGCCTGATCGGCACGGTGGTCACGGCGTCGGGCACCGTCACGGTGCACGACGGCGGCCAGCACCCCGCGGCCTGGCGGGCCTACCTCGGCACGGCCGTGCCCGGCACGTGCGAGCAGGAGGGCTGCACCGAGCTGGTGGGGGCGCGGCGGATCTCCGGGGAGCAGTCCAACACCTCGGTGCTGCTCCCGGCCCTGCCGCACGACAGGGGCCGGGGCGGCATGCTCAAGATCCTGCGGACGGTGACGCTCGGCCCGCATCCCGACGTGGTGATCCCGGCGGCCCTGACCCGCGCGGGCTGGGACGGCGTGCCCCGCTTCCTCGGCGCCGTCGGGCTGCCCGCGCCCGATTCTCATGGCGCCGAGCCGCTCGCCCACCTCGCCGTGCTGTCCGAGCTCGTCGAGGACGCCACCGACGGGTTCGAGCTCGCCTGCGAGTACGCCGCACGCAACGAGGACTTCGGGGAGCGGGCCGCGGAGCTGGGCGCGGTGGTCGCGCAGCTCCACGCCGTGCTGCTCCGGGCGCTGGGCCCGGGCCCGGCCCTCGAGCCCGCCGGTTTTATGGGCGTGCTGCGCCGCCGCGCCGCCGAGGCCTTCGCCGACGTGCCGGACCTGGCGCCGCACCGCGCCGGCATCGCCGCTCTGTTCGACGCCGTGAGCGCGCGCCTGACCGCCGTCACCGAGCGCGACGGCGGCGTGGTGCCGCTGCAGCCGATCCACGGCGACCTGCACCTCGGCCAGGCCCTGCACGCGGCGGGCGGCTGGAAGGTGCTCGACTTCGAGGGTGAGCCGCAGCGACCCGTGGCTGAACGGGTCGCCCCCGACCTGCCGTTGCGCGACGTCGCCGGGATGCTGCGGTCGCTGGACTACGCGGCCGCCGTCGGGCAGGCCACGGACCCGCGCTGGGCGGCGCACGCCCAGCTCAGCTTTCTCGAGGGGTACCGGCAGGCCAGCGGCGAGGCGCACGAGGGAACGGTGCACGCGGTGGCGGGAGCGGCGACGTCGGGCAGCGAGCTCGACGTGGCGACCGCCGAGCTGCTGCTCCGCGCGCTGATCGTGGACAAGGCGCTGTACGAGGTGGTCTACGAGTTCCGGCACCGCCCCGCGTGGATGCACATCCCGCTGACCGCGGTGGAGCGCGTGCTCGCCTCGTGA
- the glgB gene encoding 1,4-alpha-glucan branching protein GlgB translates to MADLPDADLEVLTAVASGTHHDPHNVLGPHLLDGPWTVVRALRPLADEVVVTTSGSGGDTEVSATHQGAGVWAAVVPAAEDPDGSRHAPDYRIRTRSGTATWTSDDPYRFLPTLGAVDLHLIGEGRHEQLWQVLGANLHRYPSASGDIAGVAFAVWAPNARGVRLVGDHNGWGGTHPMRSLGATGVWELFVPDVGPGLRYKFEILGADGIWRAKADPLAKATELPPATASVVTASAHEWHDDAWLTARATTDPHSGPLSVYEVHLGSWRQGLGYRELAEQLTAYVTEQGFTHVELLPVAEHPYGGSWGYQVTSYYAPTARFGSPDDFRHLVDTLHAAGIGVILDWVPAHFPRDEFALARFDGTPLYEHPDPERGEQQDWGTLIFDFGRREVRNFLVANATYWFEEFHVDALRVDAVASMLYLDYSRKEGEWTPNVHGGRENLEAIAFIQEANATAYRRTPGVMMIAEESTAFPQVTGPTSGGGLGFGLKWNMGWMNDTLRYLAEDPYNRRYHHGELTFSMVYAYTEQFVLPISHDEVVHGKGSLLRKMPGDRWQQLAGVRSFLAYQWTHPGKQLLFMGCEFAQDSEWSESDGLRWDLLGDAGHAGVQHLVRDLNALYRATPALWELDFDPAGFEWLEADDADHNVLAYVRRSRSGDPVVVVVNFAGVPHEGYRLPLPSIPRATPAAPAEASTGPGDRSGDQESPAAENPVWREALNTDATVYGGSGVGNMGRVQAEPIPHHGRSWSAEIRVPPLGALILTPAASPEH, encoded by the coding sequence ATGGCTGACCTGCCCGATGCGGACCTCGAGGTCCTGACCGCCGTCGCGTCCGGAACCCACCACGACCCGCACAACGTGCTCGGCCCGCACCTGCTGGACGGGCCCTGGACCGTGGTGCGCGCCCTGCGGCCGCTCGCCGACGAGGTGGTCGTGACAACCTCGGGCTCGGGCGGTGACACGGAGGTCTCAGCGACGCACCAGGGCGCCGGAGTCTGGGCCGCCGTCGTGCCCGCCGCGGAGGATCCCGACGGGTCAAGGCACGCCCCCGACTACCGCATCCGGACCCGTTCCGGCACGGCGACCTGGACGTCCGACGACCCGTACCGGTTCCTGCCCACCCTGGGCGCCGTCGACCTGCACCTGATCGGCGAGGGCCGGCACGAGCAGCTCTGGCAGGTGCTCGGCGCCAACCTGCACCGGTACCCGAGCGCGTCCGGCGACATCGCCGGCGTCGCCTTCGCCGTGTGGGCGCCGAACGCGCGGGGCGTGCGGCTCGTGGGCGACCACAACGGCTGGGGTGGCACGCACCCCATGCGCTCGCTCGGCGCCACGGGTGTGTGGGAGCTGTTTGTCCCCGACGTCGGCCCGGGCCTGCGGTACAAGTTCGAGATCCTCGGCGCCGACGGCATCTGGCGGGCCAAGGCGGACCCGCTGGCCAAGGCGACGGAGCTGCCGCCCGCGACGGCGAGCGTCGTCACCGCCTCGGCGCACGAGTGGCACGACGACGCGTGGCTCACCGCCCGGGCGACCACCGACCCGCACTCCGGTCCGCTGAGCGTGTACGAGGTGCACCTGGGCTCGTGGCGCCAGGGCCTCGGCTACCGCGAGCTCGCCGAGCAGCTGACCGCCTACGTCACCGAGCAGGGCTTCACGCACGTCGAGCTGCTGCCCGTCGCGGAGCACCCGTACGGCGGGTCGTGGGGCTACCAGGTCACCAGCTACTACGCACCGACGGCGCGGTTCGGCTCGCCCGACGACTTCCGGCACCTCGTGGACACGCTGCACGCGGCCGGGATCGGCGTCATCCTCGACTGGGTGCCGGCGCACTTCCCGCGCGACGAGTTCGCCCTGGCCCGCTTCGACGGCACCCCCCTGTACGAGCACCCCGACCCCGAGCGGGGCGAGCAGCAGGACTGGGGCACGCTGATCTTCGACTTCGGCCGCCGCGAGGTGCGCAACTTCCTGGTGGCGAACGCGACCTACTGGTTCGAGGAGTTCCACGTCGACGCGCTGCGCGTCGACGCCGTCGCGTCCATGCTCTACCTCGACTACTCCCGCAAGGAGGGCGAGTGGACGCCCAACGTGCACGGCGGGCGGGAGAACCTGGAGGCCATCGCCTTCATCCAGGAGGCGAACGCGACCGCCTACCGCCGCACGCCGGGCGTCATGATGATCGCGGAGGAGTCGACGGCGTTCCCCCAGGTCACAGGCCCGACGTCGGGCGGAGGGCTGGGCTTTGGCCTGAAGTGGAACATGGGCTGGATGAACGACACCCTCCGCTACCTGGCCGAGGACCCGTACAACCGGCGGTACCACCACGGCGAGCTCACGTTCTCGATGGTGTACGCCTACACCGAGCAGTTCGTGCTGCCGATCAGCCACGACGAGGTGGTGCACGGCAAGGGGTCGTTGCTGCGCAAGATGCCCGGCGACCGGTGGCAGCAGCTCGCGGGAGTGCGGTCGTTCCTCGCGTACCAGTGGACCCACCCCGGCAAGCAGCTGCTGTTCATGGGGTGCGAGTTCGCGCAGGACAGCGAGTGGTCCGAGTCCGACGGCCTGCGCTGGGACCTGCTCGGCGACGCCGGGCACGCCGGCGTGCAGCACCTCGTGCGGGACCTGAACGCGCTCTACCGCGCGACGCCGGCCCTGTGGGAGCTCGACTTCGACCCGGCGGGCTTCGAGTGGCTCGAGGCGGACGACGCCGACCACAACGTGCTGGCGTACGTGCGCCGGTCACGCTCCGGGGACCCGGTGGTGGTCGTCGTGAACTTCGCGGGCGTGCCGCACGAGGGGTACCGCCTGCCACTGCCGTCGATCCCCCGGGCCACACCCGCCGCACCGGCCGAGGCCTCGACCGGTCCGGGTGATCGCTCGGGCGACCAGGAGAGCCCAGCTGCAGAGAATCCCGTGTGGCGCGAGGCGCTCAACACGGACGCCACGGTGTACGGCGGGTCGGGCGTGGGCAACATGGGCCGCGTGCAGGCGGAGCCGATCCCGCACCACGGCCGCAGCTGGTCGGCCGAGATCCGCGTCCCCCCGCTGGGAGCGCTGATCCTGACCCCGGCGGCCAGCCCCGAGCACTGA
- a CDS encoding co-chaperone YbbN has product MSSTTPPAGPARNAQPEFAVRGAVDLSALNRPQAPPPGEPGGAPEAGGFVVDVSEANFEQLVRDSSTYPVVILLWIPTDQANAELGVTLGRLAQEYGGRFLLGRVDAQASPQVAAAFQVQGVPTVVAVLQGQPLPLFQGAADEQQIRGVLDQVLAAAEQNGVTGRVPGAAPAADEPEAVPEQPLPPLHQEAYDAIERDDLEAAAAAYGKALRQDPRDADATAGLAQVHLMQRTHDADLAAVRQAAADAPSDVAAALAVADLDMLGGKVDDAFARLLDLLPGLDADGKELVRVRLLELFEVAGTTDPRVAKARKRLALSLY; this is encoded by the coding sequence ATGAGCAGTACCACTCCTCCGGCCGGGCCCGCCCGGAACGCACAGCCCGAGTTCGCGGTGCGCGGCGCCGTCGACCTGTCCGCCCTCAACCGTCCCCAGGCGCCGCCGCCCGGCGAGCCCGGTGGTGCGCCCGAAGCCGGCGGCTTTGTGGTGGACGTCAGCGAGGCGAACTTCGAGCAGCTGGTCCGCGACTCGTCCACCTACCCGGTGGTGATCCTGCTGTGGATCCCGACCGACCAGGCGAACGCCGAGCTCGGCGTCACGCTGGGCCGCCTCGCGCAGGAGTACGGCGGCCGGTTCCTGCTGGGCCGCGTCGACGCGCAGGCCAGCCCGCAGGTCGCCGCCGCGTTCCAGGTGCAGGGTGTGCCCACCGTCGTCGCGGTGCTGCAGGGCCAGCCCCTGCCGCTGTTCCAGGGTGCCGCCGACGAGCAGCAGATCCGCGGCGTGCTCGACCAGGTGCTCGCGGCCGCCGAGCAGAACGGTGTCACCGGCCGGGTCCCGGGCGCGGCACCCGCGGCCGACGAGCCGGAGGCCGTGCCGGAGCAGCCGCTGCCGCCCCTGCACCAGGAGGCGTACGACGCGATCGAGCGCGACGACCTGGAGGCGGCCGCCGCAGCCTACGGAAAGGCACTGCGGCAGGACCCCCGGGACGCGGACGCGACGGCCGGCCTGGCCCAGGTGCACCTCATGCAGCGCACGCACGACGCCGACCTCGCGGCCGTACGCCAGGCCGCGGCGGATGCGCCGTCCGACGTCGCCGCGGCGCTCGCCGTCGCCGACCTGGACATGCTGGGCGGAAAGGTCGACGACGCCTTCGCGCGCCTGCTCGACCTGCTGCCTGGGCTGGACGCGGACGGCAAGGAGCTGGTCCGCGTGCGCCTCCTGGAACTCTTCGAGGTGGCAGGCACCACGGACCCGAGGGTAGCGAAGGCCCGCAAGCGCCTGGCCCTAAGCCTCTACTGA